From the Alloalcanivorax dieselolei B5 genome, one window contains:
- a CDS encoding ABC transporter permease — MKKLINRQPGRVATWALGLLPFALLLVVYLLASDARLEANPNDKLLPAFSAMGDAIQRMAFEPSKRSGEYLLWADTLASLTRLAIGVGISALMGLVFGIVTGTLPYARAGLSPLITGLSLVPPMAILPILFILFGLGELAKVMLIIIGITPFLIRDLQQRAQEIPAEQVIKMQTLGANTWQIILRLVWPQIMPRLISAVRLSLGSAWLFLIAAEAIAATEGLGYRIFLVRRYLSMDVILPYVLWITLLAFAIDFLLARYSRWRYPWFHGSH; from the coding sequence ATGAAGAAGTTGATCAACCGGCAACCCGGACGGGTCGCCACCTGGGCGCTGGGGCTGTTGCCCTTCGCCCTTCTGCTGGTGGTGTACCTGCTGGCTTCCGACGCCCGCCTGGAAGCCAACCCCAACGACAAACTGCTGCCGGCGTTCAGCGCCATGGGCGATGCCATTCAACGCATGGCGTTCGAACCCAGCAAGCGCAGCGGCGAGTACCTGTTATGGGCGGATACCCTGGCCAGCCTCACCCGCCTGGCCATCGGCGTCGGCATCAGCGCCTTGATGGGGCTGGTCTTCGGCATTGTCACCGGCACCCTGCCCTATGCCCGCGCCGGTCTGTCCCCGCTGATCACCGGGCTGTCGCTGGTGCCGCCGATGGCGATCCTGCCAATCCTGTTCATTCTGTTCGGCCTCGGTGAACTGGCCAAGGTGATGCTGATCATCATCGGCATCACGCCGTTCCTGATCCGCGACTTGCAGCAAAGGGCTCAGGAGATCCCCGCCGAGCAGGTGATCAAGATGCAGACGCTCGGCGCCAACACCTGGCAGATCATCCTGCGTCTGGTGTGGCCGCAAATCATGCCGCGCCTGATCAGCGCCGTGCGGCTGTCACTGGGATCCGCCTGGCTGTTCCTGATCGCCGCCGAAGCCATCGCCGCCACCGAGGGACTGGGCTATCGCATTTTCCTGGTGCGCCGCTACCTGTCCATGGATGTGATCCTGCCCTACGTGCTCTGGATCACCCTGCTGGCGTTCGCCATCGATTTCCTGCTGGCCCGTTATTCCCGCTGGCGTTACCCCTGGTTCCACGGCAGCCACTGA
- a CDS encoding putative urea ABC transporter substrate-binding protein has protein sequence MTRLLTTVCTTALLALTLATPVQAQARDSFKVCWSIYVGWLPWDYGAAEGIVDKWADKYDIDIEVVQINDYIESINQYTAGQFDGCTMTNMDALTIPAAGGVDSTALIVGDFSNGNDGIVLKDADKLEAIKGRRVNLVELSVSHYLLARALDSVGLSERDITVVNTADADLVSAFNTPDVTALATWNPLLGTIKESPEANLVFDSSKIPGEIIDLMVVNTDTLKANPALGKALTGAWYEIMGHLNDSGFRQHLANVAATDLDGLRMQLDATRLFDKAEDAVTFTNSPALKDTMQKVAEFSFDHGLLGEGAPDAGFVGVETPAGVYGNNGNVKLRFDPTYMTMAAEGEL, from the coding sequence ATGACCCGTTTGCTCACCACCGTCTGCACCACCGCCCTGCTCGCCCTGACGCTCGCCACCCCTGTCCAGGCCCAGGCCCGGGACAGTTTCAAGGTCTGCTGGTCCATCTACGTGGGCTGGCTGCCCTGGGACTACGGCGCCGCCGAAGGCATCGTCGACAAATGGGCGGACAAGTACGACATCGACATCGAAGTGGTACAGATCAACGACTACATCGAGTCCATCAACCAGTACACCGCCGGCCAGTTCGACGGTTGCACCATGACCAACATGGACGCCCTGACCATCCCCGCCGCCGGCGGCGTCGACAGCACCGCGCTGATCGTTGGTGACTTCTCCAACGGCAACGACGGCATCGTGCTCAAGGACGCCGATAAACTCGAGGCCATCAAGGGCCGTCGCGTCAATCTGGTGGAACTGTCCGTCTCCCACTACCTGCTGGCCCGGGCGCTGGACAGCGTGGGACTCAGCGAGCGCGACATCACCGTGGTCAACACCGCCGACGCCGATCTGGTATCCGCTTTCAATACCCCCGACGTAACCGCCCTGGCCACCTGGAATCCGCTGCTGGGCACAATCAAGGAGTCTCCGGAAGCCAATCTGGTGTTCGACTCTTCCAAAATTCCCGGCGAAATCATCGACCTGATGGTGGTGAACACCGACACCCTGAAAGCCAATCCAGCCCTGGGCAAAGCGCTCACCGGCGCCTGGTACGAAATCATGGGGCACCTCAATGACAGCGGCTTCCGCCAGCATCTGGCCAATGTCGCCGCCACCGACCTGGACGGCCTGCGGATGCAGCTCGACGCCACCCGCCTGTTCGACAAAGCCGAGGACGCGGTCACCTTCACCAACAGCCCGGCGCTGAAGGACACCATGCAGAAAGTGGCGGAATTCTCTTTTGACCACGGTCTGCTCGGCGAAGGCGCCCCGGATGCCGGCTTCGTTGGCGTGGAAACCCCCGCCGGCGTCTACGGCAACAACGGCAACGTCAAACTGCGCTTTGACCCGACCTACATGACGATGGCCGCCGAGGGTGAGCTGTAA
- a CDS encoding dienelactone hydrolase family protein has product MTRLIALSLLLLGSLAQADIIEQKVNLPGGVGTGVLYMDEDQERVTAGVIVVHEWWGLNNYIRNRSRQLAAKGYVALAVDMYNEKVAQHPKDAKAFMEQALAEPEKMTARFNAAKTLLRKMQYVDDNRIYAVGYCFGGGVVLEQARGGNDLAGVASFHGTLATQNPAGPGDIKARILVATGQADPMVPPEQVSALVEELNNAGAEYQLLSFPDAKHGFTNPEADQFGQRFDMPLAYDAEADRESWRALTEFLDSTP; this is encoded by the coding sequence ATGACCCGCCTGATCGCGCTGAGCCTGCTGCTGCTCGGTTCCCTGGCCCAGGCCGATATCATTGAACAGAAAGTGAACCTGCCCGGTGGCGTCGGCACCGGGGTACTGTACATGGACGAGGATCAGGAGCGGGTCACCGCCGGCGTCATCGTGGTCCACGAATGGTGGGGCCTGAACAACTACATCCGTAACCGGAGTCGGCAACTGGCCGCAAAAGGCTACGTGGCACTGGCCGTGGACATGTACAACGAAAAAGTGGCGCAGCACCCCAAGGACGCCAAGGCGTTCATGGAGCAGGCCCTGGCCGAGCCGGAAAAGATGACCGCCCGCTTCAATGCCGCCAAGACGCTGCTGCGCAAGATGCAGTATGTGGATGACAACCGGATTTACGCGGTGGGCTACTGTTTCGGTGGCGGCGTGGTGCTGGAGCAGGCCCGCGGGGGCAATGATCTGGCCGGCGTGGCCAGCTTCCACGGCACCCTGGCGACGCAAAATCCAGCGGGTCCCGGCGACATCAAGGCACGCATCCTGGTGGCCACCGGGCAGGCCGACCCCATGGTGCCACCGGAGCAGGTCTCGGCACTGGTGGAGGAACTGAACAACGCCGGCGCGGAATATCAGCTGCTCAGCTTCCCCGACGCCAAGCACGGCTTCACCAATCCCGAGGCGGATCAGTTTGGTCAGCGTTTCGACATGCCCCTGGCCTACGACGCCGAAGCCGACCGGGAGAGCTGGCGGGCACTGACGGAGTTTCTCGATAGCACACCCTGA
- a CDS encoding GIY-YIG nuclease family protein, translating into MQQWCVYILRCVDGSLYTGVTTDVERRHREHNEGPRGARYTRARRPVTLVWRAAVADRASACRLEARIKAQPRTVKERLLAIGQSNTNDVQEVLDVLGLDRETPQ; encoded by the coding sequence ATGCAACAGTGGTGCGTATATATACTGCGCTGCGTGGACGGTTCACTGTATACCGGCGTCACCACCGATGTGGAGCGCCGTCACCGGGAACACAATGAAGGTCCCCGTGGGGCCCGTTATACTCGGGCGCGACGGCCGGTGACCCTGGTTTGGCGGGCGGCGGTGGCGGATCGCGCCAGCGCCTGCCGGCTCGAAGCCCGCATCAAGGCGCAGCCACGCACCGTCAAGGAGCGCTTGCTGGCCATCGGGCAAAGCAATACAAATGACGTCCAGGAAGTGCTGGACGTCCTCGGTTTGGATAGGGAGACCCCGCAATGA
- a CDS encoding LemA family protein — MKHWRFVLLLSILFGLTGCGINNIPTYDEQVKAAWGQVENQYQRRADLVPNLVSTVRGYMEHEREVLVEVTEARAKVGSIQADESLINDPQKLQQFEAAQQQLGSALQRLMVVVERYPDLKANQNFLTLQSQLEGTENRIAVARRDYITAVQQYNTEIRTFPGRIWHSMLYSEMEIRPSFEATTEGAEQAPQVNFN; from the coding sequence ATGAAGCATTGGCGTTTTGTCCTGTTGCTGTCGATTCTGTTCGGCCTCACCGGCTGCGGTATCAACAATATTCCCACCTATGACGAGCAGGTGAAGGCCGCCTGGGGGCAGGTGGAGAACCAGTATCAGCGGCGCGCGGATCTGGTGCCGAACCTGGTCAGTACGGTACGGGGTTACATGGAACACGAGCGGGAGGTGCTGGTGGAGGTCACTGAAGCCCGCGCCAAGGTCGGTTCCATTCAGGCCGATGAAAGTCTGATTAACGACCCGCAGAAACTGCAGCAGTTCGAGGCGGCGCAGCAGCAGCTTGGTTCCGCTTTGCAGCGACTGATGGTGGTGGTGGAGCGCTACCCGGATCTCAAGGCCAACCAGAATTTCCTGACCTTGCAATCGCAGTTGGAAGGCACCGAGAACCGCATTGCCGTGGCGCGCCGGGACTACATCACCGCGGTGCAGCAATACAATACCGAGATTCGCACCTTCCCGGGTCGTATCTGGCACAGCATGCTGTACAGTGAGATGGAAATACGGCCTTCCTTCGAAGCCACCACGGAAGGGGCGGAGCAAGCGCCCCAGGTTAACTTCAACTGA
- a CDS encoding TPM domain-containing protein: MRLLLCTLLMLVLPSAWAAPEFPALTGRVVDNAGLLSSQQAQALEQRLAEAESRTSNQVVVVTLPDLQGYAIEDYGYQLGRAWGIGQAEHDNGALLIIAPKERKIRIEVGYGLEGVLTDALSHAIIQNEIRPAFRQGDYATGIEQGAAAVLAAIDGEYTAPASKANKGSNLQALIYLIVLVVLTMLLTFGGGGRGGGRRGRGLLAPIAIGGMGGFGGGGGFGGGGFGGGGGGFGGGGASGGW, encoded by the coding sequence ATGCGACTACTGCTCTGTACTCTGCTGATGCTGGTGCTGCCCTCGGCCTGGGCGGCACCGGAATTCCCCGCTCTGACCGGCCGCGTGGTGGATAATGCCGGCCTGCTTTCTTCGCAACAGGCACAGGCACTGGAGCAGCGCCTGGCCGAGGCCGAGAGCCGCACCTCCAACCAGGTCGTCGTGGTGACCCTGCCGGATCTGCAGGGCTACGCCATCGAGGATTACGGTTATCAATTGGGGCGGGCCTGGGGGATCGGTCAGGCCGAACATGACAACGGCGCCTTGCTGATCATCGCCCCCAAGGAGCGCAAGATCCGCATTGAGGTGGGGTACGGGCTCGAGGGCGTGCTCACCGATGCGTTGTCCCACGCCATTATTCAGAACGAAATCCGGCCCGCGTTCCGTCAAGGGGACTACGCCACGGGTATCGAACAGGGGGCCGCAGCCGTTCTTGCCGCCATCGACGGCGAATACACCGCACCGGCCAGCAAAGCCAATAAAGGCAGCAACCTCCAGGCATTGATCTATCTGATCGTATTGGTGGTGTTGACCATGCTGCTGACCTTCGGCGGCGGCGGACGCGGCGGTGGCCGTCGTGGACGAGGCCTGCTGGCACCGATCGCCATTGGCGGAATGGGCGGCTTCGGCGGCGGCGGTGGTTTTGGCGGCGGCGGCTTCGGTGGTGGAGGCGGCGGCTTTGGTGGCGGTGGCGCTTCGGGAGGCTGGTGA
- a CDS encoding TPM domain-containing protein, producing MLLNEENQNRVSRAIAAVEKDTDAELVTVLARQADNYRYIPMMWAALLSLLVPLILAFTPVWLAPLEVLLAQWTTLVVLALVFRWPPLMMRLVPASVKQRRAADLARRVFLDQGLHHTKGGTGVLIFVCEAEHYVEILADHGIARHVPNERWQSIVDTFTAHVKARDTLNGFLECVASCGDELITHVPATEQKNELPNHLIVL from the coding sequence ATGTTATTGAATGAAGAGAACCAAAACCGGGTGTCCCGGGCCATTGCCGCGGTGGAAAAGGACACCGACGCCGAGCTGGTGACGGTGCTGGCCCGGCAGGCGGACAACTATCGCTATATCCCGATGATGTGGGCGGCTTTGCTGTCCCTGCTGGTGCCGCTGATCCTCGCTTTCACGCCGGTCTGGCTGGCACCGCTGGAAGTGCTGCTGGCGCAGTGGACCACTCTGGTGGTGCTGGCGCTGGTGTTCCGCTGGCCACCGCTGATGATGCGGCTGGTGCCCGCCTCGGTGAAACAGCGCCGCGCCGCGGACCTGGCCCGGCGGGTGTTTCTGGATCAGGGGCTGCACCATACCAAGGGCGGTACCGGCGTATTGATCTTCGTCTGCGAAGCGGAGCACTACGTGGAAATCCTGGCCGACCACGGCATTGCCCGCCATGTGCCCAATGAACGCTGGCAGTCCATCGTCGACACCTTCACCGCCCATGTGAAGGCCAGGGACACCCTGAACGGCTTCCTGGAATGCGTGGCCAGTTGCGGCGATGAGCTGATCACCCACGTGCCGGCCACCGAGCAGAAGAACGAGCTGCCGAACCATTTGATCGTGTTGTAA
- a CDS encoding helix-turn-helix domain-containing protein, whose translation METLSQIGRNLREARRKAYPKDSLEDFALRIGVGRATLQRMEKGDLSVSLGKYFQAAKLLGLEAPFHELLKPRQSLFDD comes from the coding sequence ATGGAAACCCTAAGCCAGATTGGCCGCAATCTCCGTGAAGCACGCCGGAAGGCGTATCCCAAGGATTCCCTGGAGGACTTTGCTCTGCGTATTGGTGTGGGCAGGGCAACGCTTCAGAGAATGGAAAAAGGGGATCTCAGCGTCTCTCTGGGCAAGTATTTCCAGGCGGCAAAGCTGCTGGGGCTGGAAGCGCCTTTCCATGAGTTGCTGAAACCGCGACAGAGCTTGTTCGATGACTAG
- a CDS encoding type II toxin-antitoxin system HipA family toxin: MTRQRYDLYLNTQETGIIHAADVVLLEESGFLVRAGFRYRPDYLSLATAFPLDPAQLPLRGSPLEFECHRGASPAFLDDYLPDNWGRKVLVQLALLRNKQKLNAHSVIDTLALLGNSRIGALSLVGQGEEPRFDVGYSIEHLRAAEQAAQKMDQLEYGGVDLDEMSLLYLANAGTGIGGARPKALLFDEAGCYLAKFNRLTQDGYNNARVELACLRMAQAAGIQMCDGKIIEGINGREVLLLNRFDMDGTARRHLITVNGLLKDPASQTDLGHAFRYDHIADLIRKYSCQVEEDLVQLLKLMLFNRAINNTDDHERNFSLMHGKHGYHLAPAYDLVPSLTVNMHHAASYQYQPYPPTPTEALADGRIFKLPRGKVENAARDVINAVQQWDAVAGAVGVSAEDIENVARVMRV; this comes from the coding sequence ATGACTAGGCAGCGCTATGACCTTTATCTCAACACCCAGGAAACCGGCATTATTCATGCCGCCGATGTGGTGCTGCTGGAAGAATCCGGCTTCCTGGTTCGGGCCGGTTTTCGCTACCGCCCTGACTACCTGAGCCTGGCTACAGCGTTTCCTCTTGATCCTGCCCAACTGCCCCTGCGCGGTTCCCCATTAGAATTCGAGTGTCACAGAGGGGCGAGCCCGGCTTTCCTGGATGACTATTTGCCTGATAACTGGGGCCGCAAGGTACTGGTGCAACTGGCTCTGCTGCGCAACAAACAAAAGCTCAACGCCCATAGCGTCATCGACACCTTGGCACTGTTGGGCAACAGCCGCATCGGTGCACTGAGCCTGGTTGGGCAGGGAGAAGAGCCCCGATTCGATGTTGGCTATTCCATCGAGCATCTTCGTGCCGCGGAGCAGGCCGCGCAGAAAATGGATCAATTGGAATATGGTGGTGTGGATCTCGATGAGATGAGCCTGCTGTATCTGGCCAATGCGGGAACCGGCATTGGCGGGGCCCGCCCGAAAGCCCTGCTGTTTGATGAAGCGGGTTGTTATCTGGCCAAGTTCAACCGTCTGACACAGGATGGCTATAATAATGCCCGAGTTGAGCTGGCCTGCCTGCGAATGGCCCAAGCCGCAGGCATCCAAATGTGTGACGGAAAGATTATTGAGGGCATCAATGGGCGCGAAGTCCTGCTATTGAATCGTTTCGATATGGACGGTACCGCAAGACGACATCTGATTACGGTGAATGGCTTGCTTAAGGACCCCGCCTCCCAGACGGACCTGGGGCATGCGTTCCGCTATGACCATATCGCTGATCTGATCAGGAAGTATTCCTGTCAGGTTGAAGAGGACCTTGTCCAGCTACTCAAGCTGATGCTCTTCAACCGTGCCATCAACAATACCGATGACCACGAACGCAATTTCAGCCTGATGCACGGCAAACACGGCTACCATCTGGCGCCCGCCTATGACCTGGTGCCCAGCCTTACGGTGAATATGCACCATGCCGCCAGCTACCAGTACCAACCTTACCCGCCAACCCCAACGGAGGCCCTGGCGGATGGCCGCATCTTCAAACTGCCCCGCGGCAAGGTGGAGAACGCGGCCCGTGATGTGATCAATGCAGTCCAGCAGTGGGATGCGGTGGCTGGTGCGGTTGGCGTCTCGGCGGAGGATATCGAGAACGTCGCCAGGGTGATGAGAGTTTAG
- the iscR gene encoding Fe-S cluster assembly transcriptional regulator IscR — protein sequence MRLTTKGRYAVTAMLDLALHADEGPVSLADISERQGISISYLEQLFAKLRRRHLVSSVRGPGGGYRLSRDSDDIDVASVIAAVDESVDATRCGGNGDCQDGHICLTHHLWCDLSDQIQDFLSHITLGELVSRNEVRQVAERQKATQSQLNRVPVSTL from the coding sequence ATGCGATTAACCACCAAAGGCCGATACGCGGTGACCGCGATGTTGGATCTGGCTCTTCACGCGGATGAAGGCCCGGTCTCCCTGGCGGACATCTCCGAGCGTCAGGGAATTTCCATTTCCTATCTGGAGCAGCTGTTCGCCAAGTTGCGCCGGCGGCATCTGGTGAGCAGTGTGCGCGGTCCCGGCGGCGGCTACAGGCTGAGCCGGGACAGCGACGACATCGATGTGGCCTCGGTGATCGCCGCCGTGGACGAGTCCGTGGATGCCACCCGTTGTGGCGGCAATGGCGACTGCCAGGATGGCCACATTTGTCTGACGCACCATCTCTGGTGTGATCTGTCGGATCAGATCCAGGATTTCCTGTCGCACATCACGCTGGGCGAACTGGTATCCCGCAATGAGGTTCGGCAGGTGGCGGAGCGCCAGAAGGCCACGCAGAGCCAGCTGAACCGGGTGCCGGTCAGCACGCTTTGA
- a CDS encoding IscS subfamily cysteine desulfurase, with protein sequence MSQAVYLDYAATTPVDPRVVEAMVRFLGPDGTFGNPASRSHLYGWLAEEAVENARRQVADALNADPREIVWTSGATEANNLAIKGALEQRGGGHVITSATEHKAVLDPCGWLEGRGVEVTYLTPEPDGRITPRAVEEAMREDTVLVSIMHANNETGVINDIDTIGALCRGRGVLFHTDAAQSMGKLPLDVRETAVDMVSLCAHKIYGPKGIGALYVRRHPDVRVTAQIHGGGHERGMRSGTLPAHQIVAMGEALSLAMAGRNEENTRIAALRDRLWDGIRALPGVSLNGAGAPRLPGHMNVAFEGLEGEMLLTALTGVAVSTGSACTSASLEPSYVLKAMGVSDSLAHGSLRFSVGRFTDETQIDTVIQNVTQVVTRLRDAAAQRG encoded by the coding sequence ATGTCGCAAGCGGTTTATCTGGATTACGCCGCCACCACCCCGGTGGATCCCCGGGTGGTGGAGGCGATGGTGCGTTTTCTCGGGCCGGACGGAACCTTCGGGAATCCGGCGTCGCGCAGTCATCTTTACGGCTGGTTGGCGGAGGAGGCGGTGGAAAACGCCCGTCGCCAGGTGGCGGACGCACTCAACGCTGATCCCCGGGAAATCGTCTGGACCAGCGGTGCCACCGAGGCCAACAATCTGGCCATCAAGGGCGCTCTGGAGCAGCGTGGCGGCGGTCACGTGATCACCTCCGCCACCGAGCACAAGGCGGTGTTGGACCCTTGCGGCTGGCTGGAAGGGCGTGGCGTCGAGGTTACCTATCTGACGCCGGAGCCGGATGGCCGAATCACCCCGCGGGCGGTGGAAGAGGCGATGCGCGAGGACACCGTGCTGGTGTCGATCATGCATGCCAACAACGAAACCGGAGTGATCAACGACATCGACACCATCGGCGCGTTGTGCCGGGGTCGTGGTGTTCTGTTCCACACCGACGCCGCCCAGAGCATGGGTAAATTACCGCTGGATGTGCGGGAAACCGCGGTGGACATGGTCTCCCTGTGTGCCCACAAGATTTACGGCCCGAAAGGCATTGGTGCGCTCTATGTGCGGCGCCACCCGGATGTCCGGGTCACCGCCCAGATCCACGGTGGCGGCCATGAGCGCGGCATGCGGTCGGGCACTTTGCCCGCCCACCAGATTGTCGCCATGGGCGAGGCCCTGTCACTGGCCATGGCGGGCCGGAATGAAGAAAACACGCGTATCGCCGCGTTGCGGGATCGCTTGTGGGATGGCATTCGGGCGTTGCCCGGTGTGTCCCTTAATGGCGCCGGCGCGCCGCGTTTGCCCGGCCATATGAACGTGGCCTTCGAAGGGCTGGAAGGGGAGATGCTGCTGACCGCGCTGACCGGCGTGGCGGTGTCCACCGGTTCCGCCTGCACCTCGGCGTCACTGGAGCCGTCCTATGTGCTCAAGGCGATGGGGGTGTCCGATTCGCTGGCGCACGGCTCACTGCGTTTCTCGGTGGGCCGCTTCACCGATGAGACGCAAATCGACACGGTAATACAGAATGTGACGCAGGTGGTCACCCGCCTGCGTGACGCCGCCGCTCAAAGGGGATAA
- a CDS encoding heme NO-binding domain-containing protein has product MHGVILAHLRHFVTDRYGQSVWDDVNHRAGLTDCLHVPIQLYPDSHLEDLVAALQSVTGLHRDDLLEEFGAWVIPPLINMYRAMIPREWDAVAFLLNVEERIHQRVIRLKNPEATPPRIDVRELEPRVLQVEYRSHRDLSLLALGCVHGVAAFYGEKVEILESEQVDGGVRRFVVRLEPAA; this is encoded by the coding sequence ATGCACGGAGTGATCCTTGCCCATTTACGTCATTTCGTTACCGACCGCTATGGTCAGTCGGTATGGGATGACGTCAACCACCGAGCGGGCCTGACCGATTGCCTGCACGTGCCGATTCAACTTTACCCGGACAGCCATCTGGAGGACCTGGTGGCGGCGCTGCAGTCGGTCACCGGGCTGCACCGTGATGATTTGCTGGAGGAATTCGGCGCCTGGGTGATCCCGCCCCTGATCAATATGTACCGGGCGATGATTCCACGGGAATGGGACGCGGTGGCGTTCCTGCTCAACGTGGAAGAACGCATTCACCAGCGGGTCATTCGTCTGAAGAACCCGGAGGCGACGCCGCCGCGCATTGATGTGCGTGAGCTGGAGCCACGGGTGCTGCAGGTGGAATACCGTTCCCACCGGGATCTGAGCCTGTTGGCGCTGGGCTGTGTCCACGGTGTGGCGGCGTTCTACGGGGAGAAGGTGGAAATACTGGAATCGGAGCAGGTGGACGGCGGCGTGCGGCGCTTCGTGGTGCGCCTGGAACCGGCCGCCTGA
- a CDS encoding SufE family protein: MSDFDIRAITLGEKITAEDVRDDLEFLDDWEERYRYIIDLGKQLPELPESLRTEDRFVRGCQSQVWLVTDYDDGEGRLYLAVDSDAIIVRGLAAIVLTALNRRSPEQIAAVDMDAFFQDIDLFGHLSPTRGNGLRAMVARIKQEAAALAA, from the coding sequence TTGTCTGATTTCGATATTCGCGCCATCACCCTGGGTGAGAAAATCACCGCCGAGGATGTCCGTGACGACCTGGAATTCCTGGACGACTGGGAAGAGCGCTACCGCTACATCATTGATCTCGGCAAGCAACTGCCGGAACTGCCGGAATCCTTGCGCACCGAAGACCGCTTCGTGCGCGGCTGCCAGAGCCAGGTATGGCTGGTCACCGACTACGATGACGGCGAGGGCCGCCTCTATCTGGCGGTGGATTCCGACGCCATCATCGTGCGCGGGCTGGCGGCGATCGTACTCACCGCCCTCAACCGCCGCTCGCCGGAACAGATCGCGGCGGTGGACATGGATGCCTTCTTCCAGGACATCGACCTGTTCGGCCATCTCAGCCCCACCCGTGGCAACGGCCTGCGTGCCATGGTGGCCCGCATCAAGCAGGAAGCGGCGGCCCTGGCCGCCTGA
- the sufT gene encoding putative Fe-S cluster assembly protein SufT — MTNVPSTSEQRTVVVSRDVPARLVPNGTRITIKKNAFVNLRQALGGTYTVTVNGNMARIDGTDADAIGQQPLELDFDAAEADGTVRDEDLEKTLKTIYDPEIPVNVVDLGLVYGCDVIRRDNQNVVQVRMTLTAPTCGMGPVLVGDVEDRLAKVPNVDTVEVALVFDPPWSRDMMTEEAQLELGLF, encoded by the coding sequence ACGCACCGTGGTGGTCAGCCGGGACGTACCCGCCCGGCTGGTTCCCAACGGCACCCGCATCACCATCAAGAAGAATGCCTTCGTCAATCTGCGTCAGGCGCTGGGCGGCACTTATACGGTGACCGTGAACGGCAATATGGCGCGCATCGACGGCACCGACGCGGATGCCATCGGCCAGCAACCGCTGGAGCTGGATTTCGACGCCGCCGAGGCGGACGGCACGGTGCGGGACGAGGATCTTGAGAAGACCCTGAAAACCATCTACGACCCGGAAATTCCGGTGAATGTGGTCGATCTGGGCCTGGTTTACGGCTGCGATGTGATTCGCAGGGACAACCAGAATGTGGTGCAGGTACGCATGACACTCACCGCTCCCACCTGCGGCATGGGCCCGGTCCTGGTGGGCGATGTGGAAGACCGGCTGGCCAAGGTCCCCAACGTCGACACAGTGGAAGTGGCGCTGGTGTTCGACCCGCCCTGGAGCCGGGATATGATGACCGAAGAGGCCCAACTGGAACTGGGCCTGTTCTGA